A single genomic interval of Apteryx mantelli isolate bAptMan1 chromosome 21, bAptMan1.hap1, whole genome shotgun sequence harbors:
- the TMEM203 gene encoding transmembrane protein 203, whose product MLFSLRELVQWLGFATFEIFLHVLALLVFSVLLVLKVDSEGSTLSWWAVFIPFFAADGLSTYFTTIVSVRLFQDGEKRLAVLRLFWILTILSLKFVFEMLLCQKLVEHTRELWYGLIMSPVFILLQLLMIRACRVN is encoded by the coding sequence ATGCTCTTCTCCCTGCGTGAGCTGGTGCAATGGCTGGGCTTCGCCACCTTCGAGATCTTCCTGCACGTCCTGGCTCTCCTGGTCTTCTCTGTGCTCCTCGTCCTGAAGGTGGACAGCGAGGGCTCGACGCTCTCCTGGTGGGCCGTGTTCATCCCCTTCTTCGCCGCCGACGGCCTCAGCACGTACTTCACCACCATCGTCTCCGTGCGGCTCTTCCAGGATGGAGAGAAGCGCCTGGCCGTGCTGCGGCTCTTCTGGATCCTCACCATCCTGAGCCTGAAGTTTGTTTTTGAGATGCTCCTGTGTCAGAAGCTGGTGGAGCACACCCGGGAGCTCTGGTACGGACTCATCATGTCGCCCGTCTTCATCCTCCTTCAGCTGCTCATGATCCGAGCCTGCCGGGTGAACTGA